A region of [Bacteroides] pectinophilus DNA encodes the following proteins:
- a CDS encoding amino acid ABC transporter ATP-binding protein — protein sequence MSEEKIIEIKDLSKSFGDHEVLRSISFGVNKGDVISILGSSGSGKSTLLRCVNRLEHQSSGQIFYHGNEIKDSQKEVNEYRSKVGMVFQSFNLFNNMTVLENCMAGTRKVLHLPKEEARERAITHLKKVGMAPYINALPAHLSGGQKQRVAIARGLCMNPEVLLFDEPTSALDPEMVGEVLGVMQELAQSGLTMLIVTHEMGFARDVSSRIIFMDQGYIAEDTTPAEFFTNPKNPRSREFLSRYIAG from the coding sequence ATGAGCGAAGAAAAGATTATTGAAATTAAGGACCTGAGCAAGTCATTCGGTGACCATGAGGTATTAAGAAGCATAAGCTTTGGAGTTAATAAAGGTGATGTGATAAGTATTCTGGGTTCATCAGGTTCAGGCAAATCAACGCTCCTCAGGTGCGTCAACAGGCTGGAGCACCAGTCGAGCGGACAGATTTTCTATCATGGCAATGAGATTAAGGATTCCCAGAAGGAGGTAAACGAGTACCGTTCAAAAGTGGGAATGGTATTCCAGTCATTTAATCTCTTCAATAACATGACAGTACTTGAAAACTGTATGGCAGGCACACGCAAGGTTCTCCACCTTCCGAAGGAGGAGGCAAGGGAGCGCGCAATCACACATCTTAAGAAAGTAGGAATGGCACCATATATAAATGCACTTCCGGCGCATCTGTCAGGCGGACAGAAGCAGAGGGTTGCAATTGCAAGAGGTCTCTGCATGAATCCTGAGGTGTTACTGTTCGATGAGCCGACATCGGCGCTTGACCCTGAGATGGTCGGTGAAGTGCTCGGTGTAATGCAGGAGCTTGCACAGAGCGGACTTACAATGTTAATTGTAACCCATGAGATGGGATTTGCGCGTGATGTCTCATCAAGAATCATATTCATGGATCAGGGTTACATAGCAGAGGATACAACGCCTGCCGAATTCTTTACAAATCCAAAGAATCCAAGGTCACGTGAGTTCCTGAGCAGATACATTGCAGGATAG
- a CDS encoding cytidylate kinase-like family protein: MDNNFVVTFARGFGSGGKEIASKLAHELGINCYENRILTLASQLSGLDEEVFKAVDEKVRTNGGFSNFLRGLPKARGYITRNEKFVSDDTLFEYQKKIIENLADTESCCIVGKCADYILRGRTNVVSIYVEAPRSFCVERTIEHMGVTEEVAAATIKNTDKFRADYYEYYTHGNYWTNPVNYDMTINSARVGIDDSVKLIKEYLKIKGFI; the protein is encoded by the coding sequence ATGGATAATAATTTTGTTGTTACATTTGCAAGAGGCTTCGGAAGCGGTGGCAAGGAGATAGCCTCCAAGCTTGCACATGAGCTTGGTATCAACTGCTACGAGAACAGAATCCTTACACTCGCATCGCAGCTCAGTGGTCTTGATGAGGAGGTATTTAAGGCTGTTGATGAAAAGGTGCGCACCAATGGCGGCTTCTCGAATTTCTTGAGAGGACTTCCCAAAGCCCGCGGTTATATTACAAGAAATGAGAAATTCGTATCGGATGATACGCTCTTTGAATACCAGAAAAAGATTATAGAAAATCTTGCGGATACCGAGTCATGCTGTATAGTTGGAAAATGTGCCGACTACATATTACGCGGACGCACCAACGTGGTCAGCATATATGTTGAAGCACCCCGCAGCTTCTGCGTTGAGCGCACTATTGAGCACATGGGCGTAACAGAGGAAGTCGCAGCCGCCACCATTAAGAACACGGATAAGTTCAGGGCAGACTACTACGAATACTATACTCACGGCAACTACTGGACCAACCCGGTTAACTACGATATGACCATAAACAGCGCACGCGTTGGCATTGATGACAGCGTGAAGCTGATTAAGGAATATCTGAAGATAAAGGGGTTTATATAA
- a CDS encoding type I-B CRISPR-associated protein Cas8b1/Cst1 yields MGKYLITPGDFLKNAGISGMEYMLKMSGARENIDYGIKEQGTVLEDIAEYEYGLWLDVDYAMQADWTGLFFGACVEYYESSTVYRGVLDRIEAILHKIIAGEWKADSNDRDNLKYINDKLLSNSYKSGFDNIRDRVDSAETYIILQNNKLNSRMEEGELKERLEELRTFLNQPICRETFVMKSVVYNYINRFWDGKCFLLRANAKKDMRELFDQDFVKPFKEYIAASHDKDKDMCIDCARPMGNKEKVSIAFMKDMADDLARKKSAFWNCKVDAFLCPACAFVYALSPLGFTLLGNRFAFINTNDSIKGLLTANDKERRNETESDKSEDERYTQWFARMLKRLLDCKLKELSGVQVIIRGTQADDKYNFAVISTDALRIFREKRVQSALEYFGRHPYVKIGAEYINIHESVIMNVIKYKSQTALLDKILKTTFDNPGCISSAFWVYMVMLWSNIVTGNKENGGNVEMNRVAVMNSGFALRAALLAEKGAKDDECLRGTLYQLMNALSTKNAGRFLDIVMRLYSTCKVSSNAEQAGRLMIPSGFVRIINSQDAFEEYGYAFVLGLKGCNMNKKNNDNKEENKEEA; encoded by the coding sequence TTGGGTAAATATCTTATAACTCCGGGAGATTTTCTTAAGAATGCAGGTATTTCAGGAATGGAATATATGCTTAAGATGTCCGGTGCGAGGGAGAACATAGACTATGGCATTAAAGAACAGGGGACTGTGTTAGAAGATATTGCGGAATATGAATACGGGTTGTGGCTGGATGTAGACTACGCAATGCAGGCGGATTGGACAGGACTGTTTTTTGGTGCATGTGTGGAATATTATGAGAGCTCAACCGTGTACAGAGGTGTTTTAGACAGAATTGAAGCTATTCTGCATAAAATCATTGCCGGAGAATGGAAAGCAGATTCAAATGACAGAGATAACCTTAAGTATATTAACGATAAACTGCTTTCAAACAGTTACAAATCAGGTTTTGACAACATAAGAGACAGGGTTGACAGTGCAGAGACCTATATTATACTTCAGAATAACAAGCTTAACTCAAGAATGGAAGAAGGAGAGCTTAAAGAAAGGCTGGAAGAACTTAGAACATTTCTTAATCAGCCAATATGCAGGGAAACATTTGTAATGAAGAGCGTTGTTTATAATTATATAAACCGCTTTTGGGATGGAAAGTGCTTTCTGTTAAGGGCCAACGCAAAGAAAGATATGAGGGAACTCTTTGATCAGGATTTTGTAAAGCCGTTTAAGGAGTATATCGCAGCATCACATGACAAGGATAAGGATATGTGCATTGACTGTGCAAGACCTATGGGGAACAAAGAAAAAGTGTCAATAGCATTTATGAAAGATATGGCTGATGACCTTGCAAGAAAAAAATCAGCATTCTGGAATTGCAAAGTTGATGCGTTCCTCTGCCCGGCATGTGCATTTGTATATGCGCTGAGTCCGCTTGGATTTACTTTGCTGGGAAACAGATTTGCATTTATAAATACTAACGATTCAATAAAAGGGCTGCTTACCGCTAACGATAAGGAGAGACGGAACGAGACGGAATCAGATAAGAGTGAGGACGAGAGATATACACAATGGTTTGCACGTATGCTCAAACGTCTGCTTGACTGTAAACTCAAAGAATTATCAGGCGTGCAGGTTATAATCAGGGGAACACAGGCAGATGACAAATATAACTTTGCGGTTATAAGTACTGATGCGCTTAGGATTTTCAGAGAGAAAAGAGTACAGTCGGCATTGGAGTATTTTGGCAGACATCCGTATGTGAAGATAGGTGCGGAATATATTAATATACATGAGAGTGTGATTATGAATGTTATTAAGTACAAAAGCCAGACAGCACTTCTTGATAAGATACTTAAAACTACATTTGATAATCCGGGATGTATATCAAGCGCATTCTGGGTATATATGGTGATGCTGTGGAGTAATATTGTGACAGGCAATAAGGAAAATGGAGGTAATGTGGAGATGAACAGGGTAGCAGTGATGAACAGCGGCTTTGCATTGAGAGCAGCGTTGCTGGCAGAAAAAGGTGCGAAGGATGACGAATGTCTCAGGGGTACACTGTATCAGCTTATGAATGCGCTTTCAACAAAGAACGCAGGACGCTTTCTTGATATTGTAATGAGACTTTACAGCACATGTAAGGTTTCAAGTAATGCTGAGCAGGCGGGCAGGCTTATGATTCCAAGTGGTTTTGTGAGAATTATCAATAGTCAGGATGCATTTGAGGAATATGGATATGCGTTTGTTCTGGGACTTAAGGGCTGTAACATGAATAAAAAGAATAATGATAATAAGGAAGAGAATAAGGAGGAAGCATAG
- a CDS encoding CRISPR-associated endonuclease Cas3'', giving the protein MEYYAKSAVLKLQEEKRAKSAAYMQKIVENMPELLTESEKHEVHKAIKDLNNDKKDVHVTLRQHLDDIVACAGRFFEIYGGYFTDKEKKLVLEACGLHDIGKLNEVFQSKVNDEVDRISVEEIPHGYLSALSITFDRFKEDMAGYDVDIEDFKAVITAIFYHHTRED; this is encoded by the coding sequence GTGGAGTATTATGCAAAGTCAGCAGTGTTAAAGTTACAGGAAGAAAAAAGAGCTAAAAGTGCTGCGTATATGCAAAAGATTGTGGAAAACATGCCGGAGCTTCTTACAGAAAGTGAAAAACATGAAGTACATAAGGCAATAAAAGATTTGAACAATGACAAAAAAGATGTACATGTCACGCTCAGACAGCATCTGGATGATATTGTTGCCTGCGCCGGCAGATTCTTTGAAATATATGGCGGATATTTTACAGATAAGGAAAAGAAGCTGGTTCTTGAGGCTTGCGGACTTCATGATATAGGAAAGCTGAATGAGGTTTTCCAATCTAAGGTAAATGACGAGGTTGACAGAATATCTGTAGAAGAGATTCCGCATGGTTATCTGAGTGCTCTTTCAATTACGTTTGACAGATTTAAAGAGGATATGGCCGGATATGATGTTGATATAGAAGATTTTAAGGCAGTAATTACTGCAATCTTTTACCATCATACAAGGGAAGACTAG
- the cas5 gene encoding CRISPR-associated protein Cas5 — MVKAIRLQCYQNLANYRKPSSFIIKETYPLPPYSTVSGMIHAACGFKELHRMKLSIQGTNRGTISEVYTRYSFSAGAKYEEGRHQICLKDGENYGIYKGVANAELVCENNMIIHILPEREEDMDVIYNGLSNPLMYLSLGRYEDIIDIRSVDIVSLCEENDVETKHNIYVPVSYMRKQGYENINATVYTLNKEYEITKQGLRRWKPESEGGRVRAYYYPAGNVLDTAYVDDTEYQDAVVFA; from the coding sequence ATGGTGAAAGCAATTAGACTTCAGTGTTATCAGAATCTTGCGAACTACAGAAAACCGAGCAGCTTTATCATTAAAGAGACATATCCGCTTCCGCCATATTCTACGGTGAGCGGAATGATACATGCTGCATGCGGCTTTAAAGAACTGCATAGAATGAAGCTCAGTATACAGGGGACTAACAGAGGCACAATTTCTGAAGTATACACGCGGTATTCGTTTTCGGCAGGAGCAAAGTATGAAGAGGGCAGACATCAGATATGTCTTAAGGATGGAGAAAATTACGGAATATATAAAGGTGTTGCCAATGCGGAGCTTGTCTGTGAGAACAATATGATTATTCATATATTACCTGAAAGAGAAGAGGACATGGACGTTATTTACAATGGTCTGAGTAATCCGTTAATGTATCTTTCACTTGGCAGATATGAGGATATTATAGATATCAGAAGCGTTGATATAGTCAGTCTTTGCGAAGAAAACGATGTAGAAACGAAGCATAATATATACGTACCTGTATCTTATATGAGAAAACAGGGCTATGAGAATATTAATGCAACGGTTTATACATTGAATAAAGAATACGAAATAACAAAACAGGGCTTGAGAAGATGGAAGCCTGAGAGTGAAGGCGGACGGGTGAGAGCGTACTATTATCCGGCAGGCAATGTGCTTGATACAGCCTATGTTGATGATACGGAATATCAGGATGCGGTAGTGTTCGCATAA
- a CDS encoding type II toxin-antitoxin system RelB/DinJ family antitoxin — MPDSYTHDTTITVTLDSELLNEVQSILDEIGIGMETAIVMYLEEIARNKRNPFEVAADACL; from the coding sequence ATGCCTGACTCATACACTCATGATACCACCATAACTGTAACTTTGGATTCTGAACTTTTGAACGAAGTACAGAGCATTTTGGATGAAATTGGAATTGGCATGGAGACAGCGATAGTAATGTATTTGGAAGAGATTGCAAGAAATAAAAGAAATCCTTTTGAAGTTGCTGCAGATGCTTGTCTGTAA
- a CDS encoding transporter substrate-binding domain-containing protein, with the protein MKKKIFAIIMLCVMVVSCFTGCGSKSGNETPTNASGKKVLRVGMECAYAPFNWTQESATMSDGSQAVPIYGTNYYAYGYDVMVARMLADKLDMDLEIHKVEWNSIGLSMDAGDYDCIIAGMGKTKAREATYAFTDVYYYRSDCLVVKKGSAYENYTKLSDFKGKGVTTTTQIGTCWVDMMGQIPDAKIGANYETCAEAFMAITNGVADVCMVDLPTAISAQLTNPDLVILQLDSSDGLVNDTGSQNVCIATRKSDTALKDTLNQAMKDLNWNNKDEMDKLMDKAIKLMPSSN; encoded by the coding sequence ATGAAGAAGAAAATTTTTGCGATTATAATGTTATGTGTGATGGTTGTATCCTGCTTCACAGGATGCGGAAGCAAGTCGGGTAATGAGACGCCGACTAATGCAAGCGGCAAAAAGGTATTGAGAGTTGGTATGGAATGTGCGTATGCTCCATTTAACTGGACTCAGGAATCAGCAACTATGTCAGACGGTTCACAGGCAGTTCCGATATACGGAACGAATTATTACGCATACGGCTATGACGTAATGGTAGCCAGGATGCTTGCTGATAAGCTTGATATGGATCTTGAGATTCATAAGGTTGAGTGGAATTCAATCGGACTCAGCATGGATGCAGGTGATTATGACTGTATTATAGCCGGTATGGGCAAGACAAAGGCAAGAGAAGCTACATATGCATTTACAGATGTTTATTATTACAGATCTGACTGCCTTGTGGTAAAGAAGGGCTCAGCTTATGAGAATTATACAAAGCTTTCAGACTTTAAGGGCAAGGGCGTAACAACGACAACACAGATTGGTACATGCTGGGTAGATATGATGGGACAGATTCCGGATGCTAAGATTGGTGCCAATTATGAGACATGTGCAGAAGCATTTATGGCTATAACAAATGGTGTCGCTGATGTATGTATGGTCGATCTTCCGACAGCAATCTCAGCACAGCTTACTAATCCTGACCTTGTAATCCTGCAGCTTGATTCAAGTGACGGTCTTGTAAATGATACAGGTTCACAGAATGTATGTATCGCAACAAGAAAGTCAGATACAGCACTTAAGGATACACTTAACCAGGCAATGAAGGACCTTAACTGGAATAACAAGGATGAAATGGATAAGCTCATGGACAAGGCAATAAAGCTTATGCCATCAAGCAACTAG
- the cas7i gene encoding type I-B CRISPR-associated protein Cas7/Cst2/DevR: MRKNGLTVTMVFLAEGANYGEGFGNVTTLKKMTRGDHQQYSYISRQAMRYNLMQQLEWDNTPVDEKSGVVQFAPSATIEDYPEIDLFGYMKTTSKDDSGKGGASTRSAVARLSNAISLEPYQGELEFLTNMGLAKRQNFGNAIAQSEIHRSLYTYTISIDLDRVGVDGDIEISQAEKAKRVNGLLDAVQYLYRDIKGRRENLAPLFVIGGNYSRKNPFFENRVSISKNNINVATLLEIMDADEDIKSSTVAGVISEIFDNDKEIKDKLGAVTVAEAFRQLKEKVDTYYGESN, from the coding sequence ATGAGAAAAAATGGTTTAACCGTAACAATGGTATTCCTTGCAGAGGGAGCCAACTATGGAGAGGGATTTGGTAATGTAACAACACTTAAGAAGATGACGAGAGGTGACCACCAGCAGTATTCATATATATCAAGGCAGGCAATGAGATATAACTTAATGCAGCAGTTAGAGTGGGATAATACACCTGTTGATGAAAAGAGCGGCGTTGTACAGTTTGCTCCATCAGCAACGATTGAGGATTATCCTGAGATAGATCTGTTTGGCTATATGAAGACAACATCTAAGGATGATTCCGGCAAAGGTGGCGCATCTACAAGAAGTGCTGTGGCCAGACTCAGCAATGCAATATCGCTTGAACCGTATCAGGGGGAGCTTGAATTCCTTACTAATATGGGGCTGGCAAAACGTCAGAATTTTGGTAATGCAATAGCACAGAGTGAGATTCACCGTTCACTTTATACATATACAATATCAATAGACCTGGACAGAGTAGGTGTTGACGGAGATATTGAGATATCGCAGGCAGAGAAGGCAAAGAGGGTGAATGGTCTGCTTGATGCAGTTCAATACCTTTATCGTGATATAAAGGGAAGAAGGGAGAATCTTGCACCATTATTTGTGATTGGCGGTAATTATTCAAGGAAGAATCCATTTTTTGAAAATCGTGTAAGCATATCTAAAAATAATATAAATGTTGCAACACTGTTGGAGATAATGGATGCAGATGAAGATATTAAGAGTTCAACAGTAGCCGGTGTCATTTCAGAGATATTTGATAATGATAAGGAAATCAAGGACAAGCTTGGAGCAGTAACAGTAGCAGAGGCGTTCAGACAGCTCAAGGAGAAAGTGGATACATATTATGGTGAAAGCAATTAG
- a CDS encoding IS256 family transposase → MREMMRDYLKNNDISIKDGTDVNSIMRDMMSVILEGALDEELDEELGYSKYDYRNKETDNSRNGHSSKTMHTSYGDMDVAIPRDRNGDYEPQLIKKYQNTVTQDMEEKILSMYAKGMTTGDIESHMRELYDIDISDSTISRITDKILPIVKEWQERPLEEVYAVVFMDAIHYHVRSEGRIVKRAVYIALGIDMNGKKDVLGMYVGENESAKFWLSIMNGLKNRGVEDILIACVDGLNGFPQAIEAVYPKTEIQQCIIHQIRNSTKFVSYKDIKKLMADLKLVYAAPTEETALNELELFKDKWDSKYPKIYKSWHDNWATLSTYFKYPEAVRRLIYTTNAIEGFNRQLRKVTKSKTVFPSDDSLLKMLYLATMDITKKWTGHRQDWGQIHSQLEIYFEERLAGRNL, encoded by the coding sequence ATGAGAGAAATGATGCGTGACTATCTGAAAAATAATGATATCAGCATCAAAGATGGCACTGATGTTAACAGCATCATGCGTGACATGATGTCTGTCATTTTGGAAGGTGCTTTGGATGAAGAACTAGATGAAGAATTAGGATATTCCAAGTATGACTATCGGAACAAAGAAACAGACAATAGTAGAAATGGACATTCCAGCAAAACCATGCACACCAGTTATGGAGATATGGATGTAGCTATACCAAGGGATCGTAACGGTGATTATGAACCACAGCTGATTAAAAAATATCAGAATACCGTAACTCAGGACATGGAAGAAAAAATACTTTCCATGTATGCCAAGGGAATGACAACTGGAGACATTGAATCCCACATGCGTGAATTATACGATATTGATATTTCTGACAGCACAATCAGCCGGATCACAGACAAAATCCTGCCGATTGTAAAAGAATGGCAGGAACGCCCTTTGGAAGAAGTGTATGCTGTAGTATTTATGGATGCAATCCACTATCACGTCCGCAGTGAAGGACGTATTGTAAAACGTGCGGTTTACATTGCCCTTGGTATCGATATGAATGGGAAAAAAGATGTTCTTGGAATGTATGTTGGAGAAAACGAAAGTGCAAAGTTCTGGCTTTCTATCATGAATGGATTAAAAAACAGAGGCGTTGAGGATATCCTGATTGCATGCGTTGATGGTTTAAATGGATTTCCACAGGCAATCGAGGCTGTTTATCCAAAAACAGAGATTCAACAGTGTATCATCCATCAGATTCGTAATTCAACGAAGTTTGTTTCATACAAAGACATCAAAAAACTGATGGCTGATCTGAAGCTTGTATATGCAGCTCCAACGGAAGAAACAGCTTTAAATGAGTTAGAATTGTTCAAGGATAAATGGGATTCCAAGTACCCAAAAATCTATAAATCCTGGCATGATAACTGGGCAACACTGTCCACTTATTTCAAGTATCCAGAAGCTGTAAGACGTTTGATTTATACCACAAATGCCATTGAAGGATTCAACCGTCAGCTTCGGAAAGTGACCAAAAGCAAGACCGTTTTTCCGTCAGATGACAGCCTTTTGAAAATGCTGTATCTGGCAACCATGGATATCACGAAAAAATGGACCGGACACAGGCAGGACTGGGGACAGATCCATTCCCAGCTTGAAATTTATTTTGAAGAACGTCTGGCAGGACGGAACCTGTAA
- the cas6 gene encoding CRISPR-associated endoribonuclease Cas6: protein MLQFILEFQLEKPQMPLEFDRLMVSFLKGASRNYSEDMFERLYDKSKSVIKTYTYSMYLPGARFMKETVELSENRFRMFFSDADMGQMVHWFNAFNLFRFKTYPMNNNSMKLVSIRTQNRKEIEDSEIVVRMQSPLIARRHNAEDNKDTYYTYDNTEFSDVLRENAQTFLDKLNINISTEGFQVIPIKGRKVVTNCFGRKVDGNIGIYKICGCPELLNVMYQAGSGVRRSEGHGKWEIIM from the coding sequence ATGCTTCAATTTATCCTTGAGTTTCAACTTGAAAAACCGCAGATGCCATTGGAATTTGACAGACTTATGGTCAGCTTCCTTAAAGGAGCGAGCAGGAATTATTCAGAGGATATGTTTGAAAGGCTGTATGATAAGAGTAAGTCGGTTATAAAGACATATACTTACAGCATGTATCTGCCGGGGGCAAGATTTATGAAAGAAACAGTAGAATTATCCGAGAATAGATTCAGAATGTTTTTTTCAGATGCAGATATGGGGCAGATGGTGCATTGGTTTAATGCATTTAATCTGTTCAGGTTCAAAACGTATCCGATGAATAATAATTCCATGAAGCTTGTGTCAATCCGTACACAGAACCGCAAGGAGATAGAGGACAGTGAGATTGTTGTAAGAATGCAGAGTCCGCTGATTGCGAGGAGACATAATGCAGAGGATAATAAGGATACATATTACACATATGACAATACGGAATTTTCGGATGTATTGAGAGAGAATGCCCAGACATTTTTAGATAAACTGAATATCAATATTTCCACGGAAGGCTTTCAGGTTATTCCAATCAAAGGCAGGAAAGTTGTTACTAACTGCTTCGGAAGAAAGGTTGACGGTAACATTGGAATTTACAAAATATGTGGATGCCCTGAATTGCTGAATGTTATGTATCAGGCAGGTTCCGGCGTCAGACGAAGCGAGGGGCATGGCAAGTGGGAAATTATAATGTAG
- a CDS encoding amino acid ABC transporter permease: MIALLSIEEPVASYEWVAFLAKKYFNMFLSGTWITLYVAIIGTIIGFLLGFLIGVIEDVQINREDNIFKKIIIKLVKIIFAVYVEVFRDTPMIVQAMVIYYGIRLAGGSISPIPAGILVTFLNTGAYMAETVRAGIKSIDVGQREGALALGMSPLKAMVVVIIPQAFRNIIPEMANMFLTNLKMTSVLNVIGVSELFLVAKTTGAIYYRYFEAYLLIAVIFFVLCFIFNRLFLILEKKLAAKKDYVLAVGYIDDGQ, from the coding sequence ATGATTGCATTATTATCTATAGAAGAACCGGTCGCATCCTATGAGTGGGTAGCGTTTCTGGCAAAAAAATATTTTAACATGTTCTTATCGGGAACGTGGATTACACTTTATGTTGCCATAATAGGAACGATAATAGGATTCTTGCTCGGATTTCTGATTGGTGTCATAGAGGATGTACAGATTAACAGGGAAGACAATATTTTTAAGAAGATTATTATAAAGCTTGTGAAAATAATTTTTGCAGTATATGTTGAAGTGTTCAGAGACACACCAATGATTGTACAGGCAATGGTAATCTACTACGGAATCAGGCTGGCGGGAGGCTCAATCTCGCCGATACCTGCCGGTATTCTTGTAACATTTTTAAATACAGGCGCATATATGGCAGAGACTGTAAGGGCCGGCATCAAGTCAATCGATGTCGGGCAGCGTGAAGGAGCACTTGCACTCGGAATGTCACCGCTTAAGGCAATGGTTGTGGTTATTATTCCACAGGCTTTCAGAAATATTATTCCTGAAATGGCCAATATGTTCCTTACTAACCTTAAGATGACATCAGTACTTAACGTAATCGGTGTATCGGAGCTGTTCCTTGTGGCAAAAACAACCGGCGCAATCTATTACAGATATTTTGAAGCATACCTGCTGATTGCAGTAATATTTTTCGTACTTTGCTTTATCTTCAACAGACTGTTCCTCATACTTGAGAAAAAGCTGGCAGCCAAGAAGGATTACGTGCTTGCGGTTGGGTACATAGATGACGGACAGTAG
- the larA gene encoding nickel-dependent lactate racemase: MESVELKYGEGKVTINVEGAKSIEYLTENRMPEIEDLKAALLRAVNEDVIDSKPLKELIKADDKVTFVISDLTRFWMRQDKVLAILVEYLHDELGVPYDNMIVVVALGSHRPAAEDELCKLASKEVYDRVKVVNHDCDADDLVNIGTTSRGTEVWVNPLAVGRKTIMIGGTVHHIMAGYGGGRKSVLPGISGRQTIRQNHTRALDPSAPRTDLKVGGGRITMNPINEDMDEAARLLNPTFGVNIVVNTSSKHSGLFCGDFHNAWLKSCEFCQKGYGKPIDYEADVVIASCGGFPKDINLYQAVKTVFNATRAVKKGGTVIFLAECREGGGAKDFFDWMEPLKRGTLDADLRKAFTIGGYIFYAACEAISKCNLKMLSMMDPDVVRDMKIDSYHNIEDLLATVDFKDKSVYVIPYGGSVMPQLKEEYDAINSEFTK; the protein is encoded by the coding sequence ATGGAAAGTGTAGAGTTAAAATATGGTGAAGGCAAAGTAACCATTAATGTAGAAGGGGCAAAGTCGATAGAGTATCTGACTGAGAACCGGATGCCTGAGATAGAAGATCTTAAGGCAGCGCTTCTCAGGGCAGTTAATGAGGATGTTATAGATTCAAAACCACTTAAAGAGCTTATTAAGGCAGATGATAAGGTTACATTTGTAATAAGTGACCTTACAAGATTCTGGATGAGACAGGACAAGGTGCTTGCAATTCTTGTTGAGTATCTGCACGATGAGCTTGGTGTCCCATATGACAATATGATAGTTGTTGTTGCACTTGGTTCACACAGACCGGCAGCAGAAGACGAGCTGTGTAAGCTTGCGTCTAAGGAAGTATATGACAGGGTTAAGGTTGTTAATCATGACTGTGATGCTGATGATCTTGTTAATATAGGAACAACGTCGAGAGGAACGGAAGTGTGGGTTAATCCGCTTGCAGTCGGACGTAAGACTATTATGATAGGCGGAACCGTACATCATATAATGGCAGGATACGGCGGAGGACGTAAGAGCGTGCTTCCGGGAATCAGCGGAAGACAGACTATCCGTCAGAACCATACGAGGGCACTTGACCCGTCTGCACCCAGAACAGACCTTAAGGTAGGTGGCGGCAGGATTACAATGAACCCTATCAATGAAGATATGGACGAAGCGGCAAGACTGCTTAATCCGACATTTGGTGTTAATATAGTAGTTAATACATCATCTAAGCACAGTGGGCTTTTCTGCGGAGATTTTCATAATGCATGGCTTAAGAGCTGTGAATTCTGTCAGAAAGGTTATGGCAAGCCTATTGATTATGAAGCGGATGTTGTTATAGCAAGCTGTGGAGGGTTTCCTAAGGATATTAACCTTTATCAGGCTGTTAAGACAGTATTTAATGCAACAAGGGCAGTTAAGAAGGGCGGCACGGTAATATTCCTTGCAGAGTGCAGGGAAGGCGGCGGAGCCAAGGATTTCTTTGACTGGATGGAACCGCTTAAGAGAGGAACTCTTGATGCTGACTTAAGAAAAGCATTTACAATAGGCGGATATATATTCTATGCAGCATGTGAAGCCATAAGCAAATGTAACCTTAAGATGTTAAGCATGATGGATCCTGACGTGGTGCGCGATATGAAGATTGATTCATATCATAATATAGAAGACCTGCTTGCAACAGTAGATTTTAAAGATAAGAGCGTGTATGTAATCCCTTACGGCGGAAGCGTTATGCCTCAGCTCAAAGAAGAGTACGATGCAATCAACAGTGAATTTACAAAATAA